The Perca fluviatilis chromosome 24, GENO_Pfluv_1.0, whole genome shotgun sequence genome has a window encoding:
- the nid2a gene encoding nidogen-2 isoform X1: MQSCSLSPSSTMERGVILAVCLLCWSCSVCVVTAIKRADMFPYGTLSGDLILAEGDDETSRVLSLPKPLYFYGSLFSQLYVATNGIISGQDLPMEKQYVDDGFPTDFPVVAPFLADIDTSGGRGQIYYRVTETPSVLNRVAQEVHRGFPDAKFTPTHVVVATWENVAAYEEQTRTTGPSNKVNTFQAVIGYDETDSYVLFLYPEDGLNYFGTRPKESYNVEIELPARVGFSRGEITYLIFSRTEGPHYSVTSDEQSVKNLYQVGNTGIPGVWLFHTGNRYSFDNIVPASIGGLLDTPPTGGHGLSLDSTTPEYGEFEEYPDNTFDSDNQEEEDDYPHTGGDPEFQPAPAGGDHSESLQPASPDAPSSPSEDSGHQLSYGREDVPLTSEPRYNSEPAERQYAPPYPPERVPEGDAQRTPKRQPQVPLEVVDVYPSHRNEPPLSPGGHVVSVEEDDVDFDTGVIQYTTENKETCARFQQQCSQNAFCSDYATGFCCHCRPGFYGNGRHCLPEGAPQRVSGKVSGTVTVGLTPVELNNIDLHAYIVVGDGRAYTAISQVPEPVGWALMPLAPIGELFGWLFALELPNSQAGFKITGAEFTRHAEVIFYPGNQRLSIIQTGRGLDDHNHLTVDTVVRGNVPFLPPGAEVTMDPFKETYQYYPSVVTSSSVREFSVVSAERGSESFSFQLKQNITYRDCRHDNRAAVLETLQITMERVFVMYVKEERILRYAITNKISPVGVDPTRPELVNPCYAGNHDCDTTAQCIPLEGQAFQCQCATGYRGDGRNCYDIDECDEGLSSCGAHSHCVNLPGSHRCQCQSGYEFGFDGRTCVDIDECSSTPCHISARCINGLGSFLCQCQPGFYGDGFYCSQTEGQTVRPRSQCEQHRDSLQSGMEQGGPPSPGAFIPQCDSDGQYQPLQCHGSTGHCWCVDIRGQERTGTRTPPGTAPKDCDRPDEPVRPKTHCEHHRDSVQTTSPEGYPIVGAHVPQCDANGQYTALQCHGSTGYCWCVDGNGQERAGTRTPPGTTPTDCGKPDEPEHPKTHCEHHRDRVQTTSPDGYPVVGAYVPQCDANGQYRPLQCHGSTGHCWCVDGRGQERAGTRTPPGTPSVDCDRPGEPERPKTHCEHHRDGVQTTSPEGYPIVGAYVPQCDTNGQYTPLQCHSSSGYCWCVDSRGQERAGTRTSPGAPRTDCDKADEPERPKTHCEHHRERAQITSPEGYPIVGAYVPQCDADGQYTSLQCHGSTGHCWCVDGRGQERAGTRTPPGTPSVDCNRPDEPERPKTYCEQHRDSVQTTSPEGYPIRGVFVPQCDSNGHYTSQQCHGSTGHCWCVDSRGQERAGTRTPPGTPSVDCDRPVEPERPKTHCEHHRDSVQTTSPEGYPIVGAYVPQCDANGQYTPLQCHGSTGHCWCVDSRGQERAGTRTPPGTQHKDCDRPDEPERPKTHCEHHRHRAQTTSPEGYPIVGAYVPQCDADGQYRPLQCHSSTGHCWCVDRRGQERTGTRTPPGTQTKDCDRPDEPERPKTHCEQHRDRVQTTSPEGYPIVGAYVPQCDAEGQYLPRQCHGSTGHCWCVDGRGQERAGTRTPPGTPSVDCDRPVPVTPTQHPESVCERWRTSLIEHYGGKPDAQQYVPQCEPDGQFSPVQCYGETTYCWCVDQDGREVPGTRSHDVVKPACLPSVAPPTVRPLPRPDVTPPTNTDITLLYAQGQKIGALPLNGTRLDATRSKTLLTLHGSIVVGIAYDCKENHVYWTDLSARTINRASMATGAEPEILINTNLVSPEGLAVDVKRRLMFWVDSNPDVIESANLDGSGRRTLFDTDLVNPRAIIVVSSIGTLYWTDWNREAPKIESSSVDGQNRMVVVSDGIGLPNALTYDSSSGQVCWADAGTKRLECVSPDGSGRRVIHPSLNYPFSMVYYRNHFYYSDWRRDGVIAVSKDSSQITDEYLPDQRSHLYGIAIATNHCLSGSH; this comes from the exons gTCAACACGTTCCAGGCAGTAATTGGTTATGATGAGACCGACTCATACGTTCTCTTCCTCTACCCTGAAGATGGCCTGAACTACTTTGGGACACGCCCCAAG GAGTCTTATAATGTTGAGATAGAGCTTCCTGCTAGAGTTGGCTTCAGCAGAGGAGAAATCACATATCTAATCTTCTCCCGAACTGAGGGACCGCACTACAGCGTCACCAGCGATGAGCAGAGTGTTAAAAACCTCTACCA GGTTGGTAATACAGGAATTCCAGGTGTTTGGCTTTTCCACACTGGGAACCGTTACTCTTTTGACAACATTGTTCCTGCATCCATCGGTGGCCTCCTTGATACTCCACCAACTGGAGGACACGGCCTCTCCCTG GACAGCACCACCCCGGAGTACGGTGAGTTTGAGGAATATCCAGACAACACTTTTGACTCTGATAACCAAGAGGAAGAAGATGATTACCCTCATACAGGCGGGGACCCTGAATTCCAGCCAGCCCCTGCTGGCGGTGACCACTCAGAATCCCTACAACCAGCAAGTCCTGATGCTCCCTCTTCGCCTTCAGAGGATTCTGGTCATCAGCTGTCATACGGCAGAGAAGATGTGCCACTGACCTCTGAACCCAGGTACAATTCAGAGCCAGCAGAGAGGCAGTATGCTCCCCCTTATCCTCCAGAAAGAGTACCAGAGGGAGATGCTCAGCGGACTCCGAAACGGCAACCACAG GTTCCTCTGGAGGTGGTGGATGTCTACCCCTCTCACAGAAATGAGCCCCCTCTTTCCCCTGGAGGTCACGTGGTCAGCGTGGAGGAAGACGATGTTGATTTTGACACAGGTG TGATTCAGTACACTACAGAGAATAAGGAAACATGTGCCAG ATTCCAACAGCAGTGCTCTCAGAATGCATTTTGCTCCGACTACGCTACAGGCTTCTGCTGTCACTGCCGGCCTGGCTTCTATGGAAACGGACGCCACTGTCTACCCGAGG GTGCTCCACAGCGTGTTAGCGGTAAAGTGAGTGGAACAGTGACCGTGGGTTTGACTCCAGTGGAGCTGAACAACATTGATCTTCACGCCTACATCGTGGTGGGAGATGGCAGAGCGTACACTGCCATCAGCCAG GTACCCGAGCCAGTGGGCTGGGCTCTGATGCCACTTGCACCAATAGGAGAGCTGTTTGGATGGTTATTTGCTCTGGAGCTGCCCAATAGCCAAGCAGGATTTAAAATCACag GTGCTGAGTTCACTCGTCATGCAGAGGTAATCTTCTATCCTGGCAACCAGCGCCTGTCAATCATTCAGACGGGCCGTGGCCTTGACGACCACAACCACCTCACTGTGGATACTGTAGTTAGAGGCAACGTGCCCTTCCTGCCCCCTGGAGCTGAAGTTACCATGGATCCCTTCAAGGAGACCTACCAGTACTACCCATCTG TTGTCACCTCCTCCTCTGTCAGGGAGTTTTCAGTCGTTTCGGCAGAGCGGGGCTCAGAGTCCTTCTCCTTCCAGCTGAAGCAGAACATCACCTACCGCGACTGTCGACATGACAACCGGGCCGCTGTCCTGGAGACGCTTCAGATCACCATGGAAAGGGTGTTTGTAATGTACGTCAAGGAGGAGCGGATCCTGAGATACGCCATCACCAACAAGATCAGCCCAGTAGGAG TTGACCCAACGAGGCCGGAGCTGGTCAACCCCTGCTACGCTGGGAACCATGACTGTGACACCACGGCCCAGTGTATCCCGCTGGAGGGCCAGGCCTTCCAGTGCCAGTGTGCTACTGGTTACAGAGGAGATGGACGCAACTGTTACG ACATAGATGAGTGTGATGAGGGCTTGAGTTCATGTGGTGCTCATTCTCACTGTGTGAACCTGCCTGGTAGCCACCGCTGCCAGTGCCAGAGTGGCTATGAGTTTGGATTCGACGGGCGTACCTGTGTTG ATATAGATGAATGCAGCTCCACTCCATGTCACATCAGTGCCAGATGTATCAATGGACTGGGTTCCTTCCTGTGTCAGTGCCAGCCTGGGTTTTATGGAGATGGTTTCTACTGTTCCCAGACGGAAG GACAGACAGTTCGCCCAAGGAGCCAGTGTGAGCAACACAGAGACAGCCTGCAGAGTGGAATGGAACAAGGTGGTCCACCGAGTCCCGGGGCCTTCATCCCTCAGTGCGACTCAGACGGACAGTACCAACCATTGCAG TGTCACGGCTCCACTGGACATTGTTGGTGTGTGGACATTAGGGGACAGGAGAGAACAGGAACCAGGACACCACCTGGTACAGCACCCAAAGACTGTGACAGACCAG ATGAACCAGTGCGTCCTAAAACTCACTGTGAGCACCACAGAGACAGTGTACAGACCACCAGTCCAGAGGGATATCCTATAGTTGGAGCCCATGTACCCCAGTGTGACGCTAATGGACAGTACACAGCTTTGCAG TGCCATGGTTCCACTGGATATTGTTGGTGTGTGGACGGTAATGGACAGGAGAGGGCCGGAACCAGAACACCACCTGGTACAACACCCACAGATTGTGGCAAACCAG aTGAACCAGAACATCCTAAAACTCACTGTGAGCACCATAGAGACAGAGTACAAACTACCAGTCCAGATGGATATCCTGTTGTTGGAGCCTATGTACCCCAGTGTGATGCTAATGGACAGTACAGACCATTACAA TGCCATGGTTCCACTGGCCATTGTTGGTGTGTGGACGGAAGGGGACAGGAGCGAGCAGGAACCAGGACTCCACCTGGTACACCGTCTGTAGACTGTGACAGACCAG GTGAACCGGAGCGTCCTAAAACTCACTGTGAACACCATAGAGACGGAGTACAGACCACCAGCCCAGAGGGATATCCTATAGTTGGAGCCTATGTACCCCAGTGTGACACTAATGGACAGTACACACCACTGCAG TGCCATAGCTCTAGTGGATATTGCTGGTGTGTGGACAGTAGGGGACAAGAAAGAGCAGGAACCAGGACATCACCTGGTGCACCACGAACAGACTGTGACAAAGCAG ATGAACCAGAGCGTCCTAAAACTCACTGCGAGCACCACAGAGAAAGAGCTCAGATCACCAGCCCAGAGGGATATCCTATAGTTGGAGCCTATGTACCCCAGTGTGATGCAGATGGACAGTACACATCATTGCAG TGTCACGGCTCCACTGGCCATTGTTGGTGCGTGGACGGTAGGGGACAGGAGAGAGCAGGAACCAGGACTCCACCTGGTACACCGTCCGTAGACTGTAACAGACCAG ATGAACCAGAGCGTCCTAAAACCTACTGTGAGCAGCACCGAGACAGTGTACAGACTACCAGTCCAGAGGGATATCCTATACGAGGAGTCTTCGTACCTCAGTGTGATTCAAATGGACACTACACATCCCAACAG TGTCATGGCTCCACTGGCCATTGTTGGTGTGTGGATAGTAGGGGACAAGAGAGAGCCGGAACCAGGACTCCACCTGGTACACCATCTGTAGACTGTGACAGACCAG TTGAACCAGAGCGTCCTAAAACTCACTGTGAGCACCACAGAGACAGTGTACAGACCACCAGCCCAGAGGGATATCCTATAGTTGGAGCCTATGTACCCCAGTGTGACGCTAATGGACAGTACACACCACTGCAG TGTCATGGCTCCACTGGACATTGTTGGTGTGTGGACAGTAGGGGACAGGAGAGAGCCGGAACCAGGACTCCGCCTGGAACACAACACAAAGACTGTGACAGACCAG aTGAACCAGAGCGTCCTAAAACTCACTGTGAACACCACAGACACAGAGCTCAGACTACCAGCCCAGAGGGATATCCCATAGTTGGAGCTTATGTGCCCCAATGCGATGCTGATGGACAGTACCGACCACTGCAG TGCCACAGCTCCACTGGACATTGTTGGTGTGTGGACAGAAGGGGACAGGAGAGAACAGGAACCAGGACTCCACCTGGTACACAAACCAAAGACTGTGACAGACCAG ATGAACCAGAGCGTCCTAAAACTCACTGTgagcaacacagagacagagtacAGACCACCAGTCCAGAGGGATATCCTATAGTTGGAGCCTATGTACCCCAGTGTGATGCAGAAGGACAATACCTACCTCGACAG TGCCATGGTTCCACTGGCCATTGTTGGTGTGTGGATGGAAGGGGACAGGAGAGAGCAGGAACCAGGACTCCACCTGGTACACCGTCTGTAGACTGTGACAGACCAG TCCCTGTTACTCCAACCCAGCAccctgagagtgtgtgtgagcgatGGAGGACCAGTTTGATTGAGCACTATGGTGGAAAACCAGATGCACAACAATACGTGCCTCAGTGTGAGCCAGATGGACAattcag TCCAGTCCAGTGTTATGGAGAAACTACTTACTGCTGGTGTGTGGACCAAGACGGGCGGGAGGTTCCTGGTACCCGATCACATGATGTCGTCAAACCTGCAT GCCTTCCCTCAGTGGCTCCGCCCACAGTGCGCCCATTGCCCCGCCCGGATGTGACCCCTCCAACAAACACTGACATCACACTGCTGTACGCTCAGGGACAGAAAATAGGAGCGTTGCCTCTCAACGGGACCAGACTAGATGCAACCCGCTCCAAAACACTACTCACTCTACAT ggtTCCATAGTTGTTGGTATAGCCTATGACTGCAAAGAAAACCACGTCTATTGGACAGATTTGTCTGCAAGAACAATCAACAGAGCTTCAATGGCGACAGGTGCTGAGCCTGAGATACTCATTAACACAA ATCTGGTCAGTCCAGAGGGTTTGGCGGTGGATGTCAAACGTAGGTTGATGTTCTGGGTCGACTCGAACCCTGACGTGATTGAAAGCGCCAACCTGGATGGCAGTGGGAGGCGGACGCTGTTTGACACAGACTTGGTCAACCCTCGAGCCATCATAGTGGTCTCTTCCATCGG CACTCTGTATTGGACAGATTGGAACCGAGAGGCTCCTAAGATCGAGAGTTCGTCAGTGGACGGTCAGAACCGCATGgtggtggtgtctgacgggatcGGTTTGCCAAACGCTCTCACGTATGACTCTTCTTCTGGACAAGTCTGCTGGGCCGACGCAG GTACAAAGCGTTTAGAGTGTGTATCCCCGGATGGTTCAGGCCGAAGAGTGATCCACCCCAGCCTCAACTACCCGTTCAGCATGGTCTACTACAGGAACCACTTCTATTACTCTGACTGGAGGAG GGATGGAGTGATCGCAGTGAGCAAAGACAGCAGTCAGATCACCGACGAATACCTGCCTGACCAGCGCTCTCACCTGTATGGCATCGCCATTGCAACCAACCACTGTCTATCAG GGAGCCACTAA
- the nid2a gene encoding nidogen-2 isoform X4 produces MQSCSLSPSSTMERGVILAVCLLCWSCSVCVVTAIKRADMFPYGTLSGDLILAEGDDETSRVLSLPKPLYFYGSLFSQLYVATNGIISGQDLPMEKQYVDDGFPTDFPVVAPFLADIDTSGGRGQIYYRVTETPSVLNRVAQEVHRGFPDAKFTPTHVVVATWENVAAYEEQTRTTGPSNKVNTFQAVIGYDETDSYVLFLYPEDGLNYFGTRPKESYNVEIELPARVGFSRGEITYLIFSRTEGPHYSVTSDEQSVKNLYQVGNTGIPGVWLFHTGNRYSFDNIVPASIGGLLDTPPTGGHGLSLDSTTPEYGEFEEYPDNTFDSDNQEEEDDYPHTGGDPEFQPAPAGGDHSESLQPASPDAPSSPSEDSGHQLSYGREDVPLTSEPRYNSEPAERQYAPPYPPERVPEGDAQRTPKRQPQVPLEVVDVYPSHRNEPPLSPGGHVVSVEEDDVDFDTGVIQYTTENKETCARFQQQCSQNAFCSDYATGFCCHCRPGFYGNGRHCLPEGAPQRVSGKVSGTVTVGLTPVELNNIDLHAYIVVGDGRAYTAISQVPEPVGWALMPLAPIGELFGWLFALELPNSQAGFKITGAEFTRHAEVIFYPGNQRLSIIQTGRGLDDHNHLTVDTVVRGNVPFLPPGAEVTMDPFKETYQYYPSVVTSSSVREFSVVSAERGSESFSFQLKQNITYRDCRHDNRAAVLETLQITMERVFVMYVKEERILRYAITNKISPVGVDPTRPELVNPCYAGNHDCDTTAQCIPLEGQAFQCQCATGYRGDGRNCYDIDECDEGLSSCGAHSHCVNLPGSHRCQCQSGYEFGFDGRTCVDIDECSSTPCHISARCINGLGSFLCQCQPGFYGDGFYCSQTEGQTVRPRSQCEQHRDSLQSGMEQGGPPSPGAFIPQCDSDGQYQPLQCHGSTGHCWCVDIRGQERTGTRTPPGTAPKDCDRPDEPVRPKTHCEHHRDSVQTTSPEGYPIVGAHVPQCDANGQYTALQCHGSTGYCWCVDGNGQERAGTRTPPGTTPTDCGKPDEPEHPKTHCEHHRDRVQTTSPDGYPVVGAYVPQCDANGQYRPLQCHGSTGHCWCVDGRGQERAGTRTPPGTPSVDCDRPGEPERPKTHCEHHRDGVQTTSPEGYPIVGAYVPQCDTNGQYTPLQCHSSSGYCWCVDSRGQERAGTRTSPGAPRTDCDKADEPERPKTHCEHHRERAQITSPEGYPIVGAYVPQCDADGQYTSLQCHGSTGHCWCVDGRGQERAGTRTPPGTPSVDCNRPDEPERPKTYCEQHRDSVQTTSPEGYPIRGVFVPQCDSNGHYTSQQCHGSTGHCWCVDSRGQERAGTRTPPGTPSVDCDRPVEPERPKTHCEHHRDSVQTTSPEGYPIVGAYVPQCDANGQYTPLQCHGSTGHCWCVDSRGQERAGTRTPPGTQHKDCDRPDEPERPKTHCEQHRDRVQTTSPEGYPIVGAYVPQCDAEGQYLPRQCHGSTGHCWCVDGRGQERAGTRTPPGTPSVDCDRPVPVTPTQHPESVCERWRTSLIEHYGGKPDAQQYVPQCEPDGQFSPVQCYGETTYCWCVDQDGREVPGTRSHDVVKPACLPSVAPPTVRPLPRPDVTPPTNTDITLLYAQGQKIGALPLNGTRLDATRSKTLLTLHGSIVVGIAYDCKENHVYWTDLSARTINRASMATGAEPEILINTNLVSPEGLAVDVKRRLMFWVDSNPDVIESANLDGSGRRTLFDTDLVNPRAIIVVSSIGTLYWTDWNREAPKIESSSVDGQNRMVVVSDGIGLPNALTYDSSSGQVCWADAGTKRLECVSPDGSGRRVIHPSLNYPFSMVYYRNHFYYSDWRRDGVIAVSKDSSQITDEYLPDQRSHLYGIAIATNHCLSGSH; encoded by the exons gTCAACACGTTCCAGGCAGTAATTGGTTATGATGAGACCGACTCATACGTTCTCTTCCTCTACCCTGAAGATGGCCTGAACTACTTTGGGACACGCCCCAAG GAGTCTTATAATGTTGAGATAGAGCTTCCTGCTAGAGTTGGCTTCAGCAGAGGAGAAATCACATATCTAATCTTCTCCCGAACTGAGGGACCGCACTACAGCGTCACCAGCGATGAGCAGAGTGTTAAAAACCTCTACCA GGTTGGTAATACAGGAATTCCAGGTGTTTGGCTTTTCCACACTGGGAACCGTTACTCTTTTGACAACATTGTTCCTGCATCCATCGGTGGCCTCCTTGATACTCCACCAACTGGAGGACACGGCCTCTCCCTG GACAGCACCACCCCGGAGTACGGTGAGTTTGAGGAATATCCAGACAACACTTTTGACTCTGATAACCAAGAGGAAGAAGATGATTACCCTCATACAGGCGGGGACCCTGAATTCCAGCCAGCCCCTGCTGGCGGTGACCACTCAGAATCCCTACAACCAGCAAGTCCTGATGCTCCCTCTTCGCCTTCAGAGGATTCTGGTCATCAGCTGTCATACGGCAGAGAAGATGTGCCACTGACCTCTGAACCCAGGTACAATTCAGAGCCAGCAGAGAGGCAGTATGCTCCCCCTTATCCTCCAGAAAGAGTACCAGAGGGAGATGCTCAGCGGACTCCGAAACGGCAACCACAG GTTCCTCTGGAGGTGGTGGATGTCTACCCCTCTCACAGAAATGAGCCCCCTCTTTCCCCTGGAGGTCACGTGGTCAGCGTGGAGGAAGACGATGTTGATTTTGACACAGGTG TGATTCAGTACACTACAGAGAATAAGGAAACATGTGCCAG ATTCCAACAGCAGTGCTCTCAGAATGCATTTTGCTCCGACTACGCTACAGGCTTCTGCTGTCACTGCCGGCCTGGCTTCTATGGAAACGGACGCCACTGTCTACCCGAGG GTGCTCCACAGCGTGTTAGCGGTAAAGTGAGTGGAACAGTGACCGTGGGTTTGACTCCAGTGGAGCTGAACAACATTGATCTTCACGCCTACATCGTGGTGGGAGATGGCAGAGCGTACACTGCCATCAGCCAG GTACCCGAGCCAGTGGGCTGGGCTCTGATGCCACTTGCACCAATAGGAGAGCTGTTTGGATGGTTATTTGCTCTGGAGCTGCCCAATAGCCAAGCAGGATTTAAAATCACag GTGCTGAGTTCACTCGTCATGCAGAGGTAATCTTCTATCCTGGCAACCAGCGCCTGTCAATCATTCAGACGGGCCGTGGCCTTGACGACCACAACCACCTCACTGTGGATACTGTAGTTAGAGGCAACGTGCCCTTCCTGCCCCCTGGAGCTGAAGTTACCATGGATCCCTTCAAGGAGACCTACCAGTACTACCCATCTG TTGTCACCTCCTCCTCTGTCAGGGAGTTTTCAGTCGTTTCGGCAGAGCGGGGCTCAGAGTCCTTCTCCTTCCAGCTGAAGCAGAACATCACCTACCGCGACTGTCGACATGACAACCGGGCCGCTGTCCTGGAGACGCTTCAGATCACCATGGAAAGGGTGTTTGTAATGTACGTCAAGGAGGAGCGGATCCTGAGATACGCCATCACCAACAAGATCAGCCCAGTAGGAG TTGACCCAACGAGGCCGGAGCTGGTCAACCCCTGCTACGCTGGGAACCATGACTGTGACACCACGGCCCAGTGTATCCCGCTGGAGGGCCAGGCCTTCCAGTGCCAGTGTGCTACTGGTTACAGAGGAGATGGACGCAACTGTTACG ACATAGATGAGTGTGATGAGGGCTTGAGTTCATGTGGTGCTCATTCTCACTGTGTGAACCTGCCTGGTAGCCACCGCTGCCAGTGCCAGAGTGGCTATGAGTTTGGATTCGACGGGCGTACCTGTGTTG ATATAGATGAATGCAGCTCCACTCCATGTCACATCAGTGCCAGATGTATCAATGGACTGGGTTCCTTCCTGTGTCAGTGCCAGCCTGGGTTTTATGGAGATGGTTTCTACTGTTCCCAGACGGAAG GACAGACAGTTCGCCCAAGGAGCCAGTGTGAGCAACACAGAGACAGCCTGCAGAGTGGAATGGAACAAGGTGGTCCACCGAGTCCCGGGGCCTTCATCCCTCAGTGCGACTCAGACGGACAGTACCAACCATTGCAG TGTCACGGCTCCACTGGACATTGTTGGTGTGTGGACATTAGGGGACAGGAGAGAACAGGAACCAGGACACCACCTGGTACAGCACCCAAAGACTGTGACAGACCAG ATGAACCAGTGCGTCCTAAAACTCACTGTGAGCACCACAGAGACAGTGTACAGACCACCAGTCCAGAGGGATATCCTATAGTTGGAGCCCATGTACCCCAGTGTGACGCTAATGGACAGTACACAGCTTTGCAG TGCCATGGTTCCACTGGATATTGTTGGTGTGTGGACGGTAATGGACAGGAGAGGGCCGGAACCAGAACACCACCTGGTACAACACCCACAGATTGTGGCAAACCAG aTGAACCAGAACATCCTAAAACTCACTGTGAGCACCATAGAGACAGAGTACAAACTACCAGTCCAGATGGATATCCTGTTGTTGGAGCCTATGTACCCCAGTGTGATGCTAATGGACAGTACAGACCATTACAA TGCCATGGTTCCACTGGCCATTGTTGGTGTGTGGACGGAAGGGGACAGGAGCGAGCAGGAACCAGGACTCCACCTGGTACACCGTCTGTAGACTGTGACAGACCAG GTGAACCGGAGCGTCCTAAAACTCACTGTGAACACCATAGAGACGGAGTACAGACCACCAGCCCAGAGGGATATCCTATAGTTGGAGCCTATGTACCCCAGTGTGACACTAATGGACAGTACACACCACTGCAG TGCCATAGCTCTAGTGGATATTGCTGGTGTGTGGACAGTAGGGGACAAGAAAGAGCAGGAACCAGGACATCACCTGGTGCACCACGAACAGACTGTGACAAAGCAG ATGAACCAGAGCGTCCTAAAACTCACTGCGAGCACCACAGAGAAAGAGCTCAGATCACCAGCCCAGAGGGATATCCTATAGTTGGAGCCTATGTACCCCAGTGTGATGCAGATGGACAGTACACATCATTGCAG TGTCACGGCTCCACTGGCCATTGTTGGTGCGTGGACGGTAGGGGACAGGAGAGAGCAGGAACCAGGACTCCACCTGGTACACCGTCCGTAGACTGTAACAGACCAG ATGAACCAGAGCGTCCTAAAACCTACTGTGAGCAGCACCGAGACAGTGTACAGACTACCAGTCCAGAGGGATATCCTATACGAGGAGTCTTCGTACCTCAGTGTGATTCAAATGGACACTACACATCCCAACAG TGTCATGGCTCCACTGGCCATTGTTGGTGTGTGGATAGTAGGGGACAAGAGAGAGCCGGAACCAGGACTCCACCTGGTACACCATCTGTAGACTGTGACAGACCAG TTGAACCAGAGCGTCCTAAAACTCACTGTGAGCACCACAGAGACAGTGTACAGACCACCAGCCCAGAGGGATATCCTATAGTTGGAGCCTATGTACCCCAGTGTGACGCTAATGGACAGTACACACCACTGCAG TGTCATGGCTCCACTGGACATTGTTGGTGTGTGGACAGTAGGGGACAGGAGAGAGCCGGAACCAGGACTCCGCCTGGAACACAACACAAAGACTGTGACAGACCAG ATGAACCAGAGCGTCCTAAAACTCACTGTgagcaacacagagacagagtacAGACCACCAGTCCAGAGGGATATCCTATAGTTGGAGCCTATGTACCCCAGTGTGATGCAGAAGGACAATACCTACCTCGACAG TGCCATGGTTCCACTGGCCATTGTTGGTGTGTGGATGGAAGGGGACAGGAGAGAGCAGGAACCAGGACTCCACCTGGTACACCGTCTGTAGACTGTGACAGACCAG TCCCTGTTACTCCAACCCAGCAccctgagagtgtgtgtgagcgatGGAGGACCAGTTTGATTGAGCACTATGGTGGAAAACCAGATGCACAACAATACGTGCCTCAGTGTGAGCCAGATGGACAattcag TCCAGTCCAGTGTTATGGAGAAACTACTTACTGCTGGTGTGTGGACCAAGACGGGCGGGAGGTTCCTGGTACCCGATCACATGATGTCGTCAAACCTGCAT GCCTTCCCTCAGTGGCTCCGCCCACAGTGCGCCCATTGCCCCGCCCGGATGTGACCCCTCCAACAAACACTGACATCACACTGCTGTACGCTCAGGGACAGAAAATAGGAGCGTTGCCTCTCAACGGGACCAGACTAGATGCAACCCGCTCCAAAACACTACTCACTCTACAT ggtTCCATAGTTGTTGGTATAGCCTATGACTGCAAAGAAAACCACGTCTATTGGACAGATTTGTCTGCAAGAACAATCAACAGAGCTTCAATGGCGACAGGTGCTGAGCCTGAGATACTCATTAACACAA ATCTGGTCAGTCCAGAGGGTTTGGCGGTGGATGTCAAACGTAGGTTGATGTTCTGGGTCGACTCGAACCCTGACGTGATTGAAAGCGCCAACCTGGATGGCAGTGGGAGGCGGACGCTGTTTGACACAGACTTGGTCAACCCTCGAGCCATCATAGTGGTCTCTTCCATCGG CACTCTGTATTGGACAGATTGGAACCGAGAGGCTCCTAAGATCGAGAGTTCGTCAGTGGACGGTCAGAACCGCATGgtggtggtgtctgacgggatcGGTTTGCCAAACGCTCTCACGTATGACTCTTCTTCTGGACAAGTCTGCTGGGCCGACGCAG GTACAAAGCGTTTAGAGTGTGTATCCCCGGATGGTTCAGGCCGAAGAGTGATCCACCCCAGCCTCAACTACCCGTTCAGCATGGTCTACTACAGGAACCACTTCTATTACTCTGACTGGAGGAG GGATGGAGTGATCGCAGTGAGCAAAGACAGCAGTCAGATCACCGACGAATACCTGCCTGACCAGCGCTCTCACCTGTATGGCATCGCCATTGCAACCAACCACTGTCTATCAG GGAGCCACTAA